A window of Polaribacter litorisediminis contains these coding sequences:
- a CDS encoding zinc-dependent metalloprotease has protein sequence MTNKVLSRLFIVALVFGFSVDAQAQFWKKKKKEEPKKVAPKPKPKKGDIQPYGKVVTKDHKTDDGLFKIHTEDSNYLMEIPNDLLGREMLMVTRIAKTASGIGFGGGKTNEQVLRWERKNKQILLRVVSHSVVADTMLPVNEAVVNSNFEPVLYSFPIKAFNKDTTGVVIDATAFLADDVKPMGFPQRYRTAYKASRLDKSRSYVERVSSYPENIEIRHVKTYFASAPPSNRSLGSISVEMSNSMILLPEEPMKRRYFDERVGWFGTGQTDYGLEAQKSKTVRFLDRWRLEVKDEDIEKFKRGELVVPKKQIVYYIDRATPEVWRKYIKQGIEDWQVAFEAAGFKEAIIAKDPPSKEEDPDWSPEDVRYSVVRYLASPIPNANGPHVSDPRTGEILESDINWYHNVMSLLRNWFFVQTAAINPDAQSVEFKDEVMGRLIRFVSSHEVGHTLGLPHNMGSSVAYPVDSLRSASFTKKFGTAPSIMDYARFNYVAQPEDKGVALMPDIGPYDKYSISWGYRPILEKTAEEEKSILNQWILDKAGNPIYRFGRQQRGVVDPSSQTEDLGDDAVKASDYGIKNLKRIILNLEKWTTKEGETYEEMETMYGQIVGQFARYMGHVSSNVGGIYENYKTTDQEGAVYTHVDKTRQRESLQFVIDQLFKTPTWMLDKDFFAKVQSSGVLEQVRSLQVRTLNGVLDTGRMARMIENETLNGNEAYNLVSMFSDLRKGVWSEIYNGRSIDTYRRNLQKAHIDRLAYLLNDAPNQRGRFGSPSVNVSQSDIKSFARGELNRLKRDVRNAASRASNTTSRYHLQDVVARIDMALDPK, from the coding sequence ATGACAAACAAAGTACTATCGCGACTATTTATAGTTGCACTTGTTTTTGGTTTTTCTGTTGATGCACAAGCACAATTTTGGAAAAAGAAAAAGAAGGAAGAACCAAAAAAGGTAGCTCCAAAACCTAAACCTAAAAAAGGAGATATTCAACCCTATGGCAAAGTGGTTACCAAAGACCATAAAACTGATGATGGGTTATTTAAAATTCATACAGAAGACAGTAATTACTTGATGGAAATTCCTAATGATCTTTTAGGAAGAGAGATGTTAATGGTTACAAGAATTGCTAAAACAGCTAGTGGAATCGGATTTGGTGGCGGTAAAACCAACGAACAAGTTTTACGTTGGGAACGCAAAAACAAACAAATTTTATTAAGAGTAGTTTCTCATTCTGTGGTTGCGGATACAATGTTACCAGTAAATGAAGCTGTTGTAAACTCTAATTTTGAACCTGTTTTATATTCTTTTCCTATAAAGGCATTCAATAAAGATACAACAGGAGTTGTTATAGATGCTACAGCATTCTTAGCTGATGATGTAAAACCTATGGGCTTTCCTCAACGCTATAGAACCGCTTACAAAGCCTCTAGATTAGACAAATCGCGTTCTTATGTAGAAAGAGTAAGCAGTTACCCTGAAAATATTGAAATAAGACATGTAAAAACGTATTTTGCAAGTGCTCCTCCTTCAAACAGAAGTTTAGGTTCTATTTCTGTAGAAATGAGTAACTCAATGATTTTATTACCAGAAGAACCAATGAAGCGCCGATATTTTGACGAAAGAGTAGGATGGTTTGGCACAGGACAAACAGATTATGGTTTAGAAGCTCAGAAAAGTAAAACTGTTAGATTTTTAGATAGATGGAGATTAGAGGTAAAAGATGAAGATATCGAGAAGTTTAAAAGAGGAGAATTAGTAGTTCCTAAAAAACAAATTGTTTACTATATAGATAGAGCTACGCCTGAAGTTTGGAGAAAGTATATTAAGCAAGGTATTGAAGATTGGCAAGTTGCTTTTGAAGCTGCTGGTTTTAAAGAGGCTATTATTGCAAAAGATCCTCCAAGCAAAGAAGAAGATCCAGATTGGTCTCCAGAAGATGTTCGTTACTCTGTGGTGCGTTATTTAGCATCTCCAATTCCAAATGCAAATGGACCTCACGTTAGTGACCCACGTACTGGAGAGATTTTAGAGTCTGATATCAACTGGTATCACAACGTAATGAGTTTATTACGTAACTGGTTCTTTGTGCAAACTGCAGCCATTAATCCAGATGCACAATCTGTTGAGTTTAAAGATGAAGTAATGGGCCGTTTAATTCGCTTTGTTTCTTCCCACGAAGTTGGTCATACCTTAGGTTTACCTCATAATATGGGTTCTAGTGTTGCTTACCCTGTAGATTCTTTACGTTCTGCATCTTTTACTAAAAAATTCGGAACAGCACCTTCTATTATGGATTATGCTCGTTTTAATTATGTAGCTCAGCCAGAGGACAAAGGCGTTGCACTTATGCCAGATATTGGACCGTATGATAAATATTCTATCAGCTGGGGTTATAGACCAATTTTAGAGAAAACTGCAGAAGAAGAAAAGTCAATTTTAAACCAATGGATTTTAGATAAAGCAGGAAATCCAATTTATCGTTTTGGTCGTCAGCAAAGAGGTGTTGTAGATCCAAGTTCTCAAACAGAAGATTTAGGTGATGATGCTGTGAAAGCAAGTGACTACGGAATTAAAAACTTAAAGAGAATTATACTAAATCTTGAAAAGTGGACCACAAAAGAAGGTGAAACTTATGAAGAAATGGAAACAATGTATGGTCAGATTGTTGGACAATTTGCAAGATATATGGGCCATGTTTCTTCTAATGTGGGTGGTATTTATGAAAACTACAAAACTACTGATCAAGAAGGTGCCGTGTACACACACGTAGATAAAACGCGTCAAAGAGAATCTTTACAGTTTGTTATTGATCAATTATTTAAAACACCAACCTGGATGTTAGATAAAGATTTCTTTGCTAAAGTGCAATCAAGTGGAGTTTTAGAACAAGTTAGATCTTTACAAGTAAGAACTTTAAACGGTGTTTTAGATACTGGAAGAATGGCAAGAATGATTGAAAACGAAACCTTAAATGGAAACGAAGCTTATAATTTAGTTTCGATGTTTTCTGATTTGAGAAAAGGAGTTTGGTCTGAAATCTACAACGGCAGAAGTATCGATACGTATAGAAGAAACCTACAGAAAGCACATATAGATCGTTTGGCTTATTTATTAAATGATGCGCCAAATCAAAGAGGTCGTTTTGGATCTCCTTCTGTAAATGTAAGTCAGTCTGATATAAAATCTTTTGCAAGAGGAGAGTTAAATAGATTAAAGCGAGATGTAAGAAATGCAGCGTCAAGAGCTTCAAATACTACGTCACGTTACCATTTGCAAGATGTTGTCGCTAGAATTGATATGGCTTTAGATCCTAAATAA
- a CDS encoding carboxypeptidase-like regulatory domain-containing protein has translation MKNILLILLFFSCAFTSSFSQKKIACRVLDAATKKPVVYATIMLQKINRGTHADFNGNFEIPSRYKETGIIRISSIGYQTKEIKLMALKNNTLNIIYLSVSNSRLNEVIITASKKKKKKLLGVQIVRKAIENILENYPIEPHSYIGYYKDYQQPVGDSYQKIIKSENPVKYINVNEAIIESFDDGMDSDKLKSKKNQSLLYHYKANDKFIQDSTLTIPYDNKSKKYSESVYITPLGGNELNILDLTNAIRNHDKMSFSYSNVFAKDFIRNHKFRVENIVFSDNVQLYEISFFSKKEKTSYEYAAKGSIYISKQNFAIHKLNYTLYNRNSNNPQYSVTIEYKAKKDKMYLNYITFNNFFEAYNGHYFKMDKATFNAKENGFKISFNKQIDVSSLEPFKRNFKIYYKNQSLKITGIHTFDTDKRTVTVFIDEKSMEKINLKKERENPNYANYFTFDVHHIKDLNGFKINERTSLKMNQYREFFVQEIFENKRLPLQKNFIDKRLPLSKSVITPLKTENDYWMNTPLKSKKNN, from the coding sequence TTGAAAAACATACTACTTATTTTATTATTTTTTAGTTGCGCCTTTACAAGCTCATTTTCGCAAAAAAAAATAGCTTGCAGAGTTTTAGATGCTGCTACTAAAAAACCCGTTGTGTATGCAACAATAATGCTACAGAAAATAAACAGAGGAACCCATGCCGATTTTAATGGAAACTTTGAAATACCTAGCCGGTATAAAGAAACAGGAATTATAAGAATATCTTCTATTGGTTATCAAACCAAAGAAATTAAGCTAATGGCACTTAAAAATAATACCTTAAATATTATATACTTGTCTGTTTCCAATAGTCGCTTGAATGAAGTTATAATTACCGCATCAAAAAAGAAAAAGAAAAAACTTTTAGGAGTCCAAATTGTTAGAAAAGCAATTGAAAATATCCTTGAAAATTATCCGATAGAACCTCATTCTTATATTGGCTATTACAAAGACTACCAGCAACCTGTCGGAGACTCCTATCAAAAAATTATAAAATCAGAAAATCCTGTAAAATACATCAATGTAAATGAAGCTATTATAGAATCTTTTGATGATGGCATGGATAGCGATAAATTAAAAAGCAAAAAGAATCAGTCCTTATTATACCATTATAAGGCTAATGACAAATTTATTCAAGACAGCACACTTACAATTCCTTATGATAATAAGAGTAAAAAATATTCAGAAAGTGTTTATATCACCCCTTTGGGAGGCAATGAATTAAATATATTAGACTTAACCAATGCGATTAGAAATCATGATAAAATGTCATTTTCTTACAGCAATGTTTTTGCAAAAGATTTTATTCGAAATCATAAATTTAGAGTAGAAAATATTGTTTTTTCTGATAATGTTCAACTTTATGAAATTTCGTTTTTTTCAAAAAAAGAAAAAACAAGTTATGAATATGCTGCTAAAGGAAGTATTTACATTTCTAAACAAAATTTCGCTATTCATAAACTAAACTATACGCTATATAATAGAAACAGCAACAATCCGCAGTACTCGGTTACGATAGAATACAAGGCTAAAAAAGATAAAATGTATTTAAATTACATCACCTTTAACAACTTTTTTGAAGCCTATAATGGTCACTATTTTAAAATGGATAAAGCAACATTTAACGCTAAAGAAAATGGCTTTAAAATTTCTTTTAATAAGCAAATAGACGTTAGCAGTTTAGAACCTTTTAAAAGGAATTTTAAAATCTATTATAAAAATCAAAGCTTAAAAATTACGGGGATCCATACTTTTGATACTGACAAAAGAACGGTCACTGTTTTTATTGATGAAAAATCAATGGAAAAAATAAACCTTAAAAAGGAAAGAGAAAACCCTAATTACGCTAATTATTTTACATTTGATGTCCATCATATTAAAGACCTCAATGGTTTTAAAATTAATGAAAGAACCAGTTTAAAAATGAACCAATATAGAGAGTTTTTTGTGCAAGAAATTTTTGAAAATAAGCGTCTTCCTCTTCAAAAAAACTTTATTGACAAGCGTTTACCATTATCTAAATCTGTTATTACGCCATTAAAAACAGAAAATGATTATTGGATGAACACTCCTTTAAAAAGTAAAAAAAATAATTAA
- a CDS encoding TrmH family RNA methyltransferase — protein sequence MSISKNQLKIITSLSQKKYRQKHHLFVAEGIKVVNELLNSSFKLEILYATDNFITNISSDKIVRISEKELQKISNLKTPNQVVGLFKIPDEKVLQQSGIIIALDTVNDPGNLGTIIRLCDWFGVQQLICSKDTVDCYNQKVVQASMGSLTRVAIRYVDLETYLQEAVLPVFIADMEGANVYTAALPKDAILIMGNEANGISENIKSLVKNRISIPRFGETQETESLNVATATAILLSEFKRSSYF from the coding sequence ATGAGTATCTCAAAAAATCAACTTAAAATTATAACAAGTTTATCTCAAAAAAAGTATCGACAAAAACATCATTTATTCGTTGCTGAAGGTATAAAAGTAGTCAATGAGTTGTTAAATTCTTCTTTTAAATTAGAAATTTTATATGCCACGGATAATTTTATAACCAATATTTCTTCGGATAAAATTGTTAGAATCTCAGAAAAGGAGTTACAAAAAATTAGCAATCTAAAGACACCAAACCAAGTTGTAGGATTGTTTAAAATTCCTGATGAAAAAGTACTTCAACAATCGGGTATTATTATTGCCTTAGATACGGTAAACGACCCTGGAAATTTAGGGACCATTATAAGATTGTGCGATTGGTTTGGTGTTCAGCAATTAATTTGCTCAAAAGACACTGTAGATTGTTACAATCAAAAAGTAGTGCAGGCAAGTATGGGGTCTTTAACAAGAGTTGCTATTCGCTATGTAGATTTGGAAACGTATTTACAAGAAGCTGTATTACCAGTTTTTATTGCGGATATGGAGGGTGCAAATGTCTACACAGCAGCGTTGCCAAAAGACGCTATTTTAATTATGGGAAATGAGGCAAACGGCATTTCTGAGAACATAAAGTCTTTAGTCAAAAATAGAATTTCAATTCCAAGATTTGGAGAAACTCAAGAAACAGAAAGTTTAAACGTTGCCACTGCAACCGCTATTTTGTTAAGTGAGTTTAAACGAAGTTCATATTTTTAA
- a CDS encoding BamA/TamA family outer membrane protein, protein MKKLSFYFLFIIFFASCNSTKRVADGEFMLTENIIKIDSVKKKGSELQKYILQKRNQRFLGLPLGLYFHNIGNRNKPKTVTDWAKKNPRSYRFIKKIFSEKQSIAYANSFIKLNKLFLKYPGPEIISNRKIRKTTENLWAYYKTQGYFKSSVSAKIHRDSAHKKATVTYYIQKGKPTILDTINIKIESTVLDSIYKNSGLETLLKTNDQYKDQTFRNEAGKVVKLFRNNGIYHFSESALGFYVDSTRTDYKTNVNFIMAANRLLEEDGRYIEKPFKVHTIKEVNVITDYSFTRKDEEIKESTSYKDINFVSYNTLKYNPKYLSESIFLKPGEVYKDTLINLTRTHLKSLQNFKSTNIKFTQIAGTDNELKMDVYLSPLKKYTLITETELTHSNVRNFGISGKFSITDRNAFKGAELLKLSFLGSWFNANTGPGWEIGADTSLEIPRFVAPFGLSKFVPKRMSPRTLFSLGSSFQKNIGLDRQTFTILTDYKWQYNPRKTIQLEILNTQYIQNLNVSSFFNIYNSEYESLNNVAKVFYNDSNRALNLPEEAISFMNSLADNTSFKNSNPEEYNISLNILNRYNIITSDFLIPTIAYTFTYNNQMDFKDNDFSFFRIRVANSGNILGLLSSKENENNKKTFLRIPIAQYFKTDIEYKKFWDIGNNAVFGLRTFLGAIITYDNSDVPFTKSYFAGGSNDIRAWQTYELGPGSRNSGLEFNVGNFKFLTSIEYRFDVVSKLKGALFIDAGNIWDISGSSFVEDEAKFSGFSSLQNIAVGSGFGTRLDFNFLILRFDVGFKTYEPYLNGSKWFKNYNFNAAVYNIGINYPF, encoded by the coding sequence ATGAAAAAACTTTCGTTCTATTTTTTATTTATAATCTTTTTTGCATCGTGTAATTCTACAAAACGTGTTGCAGATGGCGAGTTTATGTTAACAGAAAATATTATTAAGATTGATAGCGTAAAAAAGAAAGGATCAGAACTTCAAAAATATATCTTACAAAAAAGAAACCAACGTTTTCTAGGGCTTCCTTTAGGGCTCTATTTTCACAATATAGGAAATCGTAATAAACCAAAAACAGTTACGGATTGGGCAAAAAAAAATCCAAGATCTTATCGGTTTATTAAAAAAATATTTTCAGAAAAACAGAGTATTGCCTATGCCAATTCTTTTATCAAATTAAATAAATTATTTTTAAAATACCCAGGTCCGGAAATCATCAGTAACAGGAAAATAAGAAAAACGACCGAAAATTTATGGGCCTACTATAAAACACAAGGATATTTTAAATCTTCGGTAAGTGCTAAGATACATAGAGATTCTGCTCATAAAAAAGCAACAGTTACTTATTATATTCAGAAAGGAAAACCAACTATTTTAGATACCATAAATATTAAAATAGAATCTACAGTTTTAGACTCTATTTATAAAAATTCTGGCTTAGAAACGTTATTAAAAACCAACGATCAGTATAAAGATCAAACCTTTAGAAACGAAGCAGGTAAAGTTGTAAAACTTTTTAGAAATAATGGTATTTATCATTTTTCAGAATCTGCCTTAGGCTTTTATGTAGATTCTACCAGAACAGATTATAAAACCAATGTAAATTTTATAATGGCGGCAAATAGATTATTAGAAGAAGACGGACGCTATATAGAAAAGCCTTTTAAAGTACATACCATAAAAGAAGTAAATGTTATTACCGATTATTCTTTTACAAGAAAAGATGAAGAAATCAAAGAATCAACCTCCTATAAAGACATTAACTTTGTGTCTTATAATACACTAAAATATAACCCGAAATATTTATCGGAATCTATTTTTCTGAAGCCTGGAGAAGTCTATAAAGATACTTTGATAAATTTAACAAGAACTCATTTAAAATCTTTACAAAATTTTAAATCTACCAATATAAAATTTACACAGATAGCTGGTACGGACAATGAATTAAAAATGGATGTGTATCTATCTCCATTAAAAAAATATACGTTAATTACAGAAACAGAATTAACACACTCTAATGTTCGTAATTTTGGTATTTCTGGTAAATTTTCTATTACCGATAGAAATGCTTTTAAAGGTGCAGAACTATTAAAATTATCTTTTTTAGGCTCTTGGTTTAATGCCAATACGGGTCCTGGTTGGGAAATTGGGGCAGATACCTCTTTAGAAATACCTAGATTTGTAGCTCCTTTTGGCTTAAGCAAATTTGTACCGAAAAGAATGTCGCCAAGAACACTGTTTTCTTTAGGATCTAGTTTTCAAAAAAATATTGGTTTAGATAGACAGACTTTTACCATTTTAACCGATTATAAATGGCAATATAACCCCAGAAAAACCATTCAATTAGAAATTTTAAACACTCAGTATATACAAAACTTAAATGTGAGTAGTTTTTTTAACATTTATAATTCTGAATATGAAAGTTTAAATAATGTTGCCAAAGTATTTTACAATGATAGTAATAGAGCACTAAATCTTCCGGAAGAAGCAATTTCTTTTATGAATAGCTTAGCAGATAATACAAGCTTTAAAAACTCTAACCCAGAAGAATATAATATAAGTTTAAACATTTTAAACCGGTACAATATCATTACTTCAGATTTTTTAATTCCTACCATTGCCTATACTTTTACGTATAATAATCAAATGGATTTTAAAGATAATGATTTCTCTTTTTTTAGAATTAGAGTTGCCAATTCTGGAAATATTTTAGGCTTATTATCTAGCAAGGAAAACGAAAATAATAAAAAAACATTTTTAAGAATTCCTATAGCTCAATATTTTAAAACCGATATTGAATACAAAAAGTTTTGGGACATTGGTAACAACGCAGTATTTGGTTTAAGAACATTTTTAGGTGCCATTATAACCTATGATAATTCTGATGTACCGTTTACTAAAAGTTATTTTGCTGGTGGTTCTAATGATATTAGAGCTTGGCAAACTTATGAATTAGGGCCAGGAAGCAGAAATTCTGGCTTAGAGTTTAATGTTGGTAACTTTAAATTTTTAACCAGCATAGAATACCGATTTGATGTTGTTAGCAAATTAAAAGGAGCCTTATTTATTGATGCTGGAAATATCTGGGATATTTCTGGATCTAGTTTTGTAGAAGATGAAGCTAAATTTAGTGGTTTTTCTTCCTTGCAAAATATAGCTGTAGGATCTGGCTTTGGAACAAGATTAGATTTTAATTTTTTAATTTTACGTTTTGATGTTGGCTTTAAAACCTATGAACCTTATTTAAATGGAAGCAAATGGTTTAAAAATTATAATTTTAATGCTGCCGTTTATAACATCGGAATTAACTATCCTTTTTAA
- the fbaA gene encoding class II fructose-bisphosphate aldolase: MSHNIKPGVATGKEVQEIFKLAKEKGFALPAVNVIGSNTINGVLETARDLNAPVIIQFSNGGAQFNAGKGLSNENEKAAIAGAIAGAKHIHELSVAYGVPVILHTDHCAKKLLPWIDGLLDASEKHFAETGKPLYSSHMIDLSEEPLEENIEICKTYLARMSKMGMTLEIELGITGGEEDGVDNSDVDVSKLYTQPEEVAYAYEELLKVSPQFTIAAAFGNVHGVYKPGNVKLTPKILKNSQEFITKKYGVEENHIDFVFHGGSGSTLEEIRESIGYGVIKMNIDTDMQFAFTEGIRDYMQEKAAYLATQIGNPDGADQPNKKYYDPRKWLRLGEETFKARLKQAFADLNNVDTL; the protein is encoded by the coding sequence ATGAGTCATAACATAAAACCTGGTGTAGCAACAGGAAAAGAAGTTCAAGAAATTTTTAAATTAGCTAAAGAAAAAGGATTTGCTTTACCAGCAGTAAATGTTATTGGTTCTAATACAATTAATGGTGTTTTAGAAACGGCAAGAGATTTAAACGCGCCCGTAATTATTCAATTCTCTAACGGAGGAGCTCAGTTTAATGCAGGAAAAGGTTTGTCTAACGAAAATGAAAAAGCAGCCATTGCGGGTGCCATTGCGGGTGCAAAACATATTCATGAATTGTCTGTTGCTTATGGTGTTCCTGTAATTTTGCATACAGACCATTGTGCCAAAAAATTATTACCTTGGATTGATGGCTTATTAGATGCCTCAGAAAAGCATTTTGCTGAAACTGGTAAACCTTTATATAGTTCTCACATGATAGATTTATCTGAAGAACCTTTAGAAGAAAATATTGAGATCTGTAAAACCTATTTGGCTAGAATGAGCAAAATGGGTATGACTTTAGAGATTGAGTTAGGGATTACTGGTGGTGAAGAAGATGGTGTAGATAATTCTGATGTTGATGTTTCTAAATTATATACACAACCTGAAGAAGTTGCTTATGCTTATGAAGAATTATTAAAAGTGTCGCCACAATTTACCATTGCAGCAGCTTTTGGAAACGTTCATGGAGTTTATAAACCAGGAAATGTAAAATTAACACCAAAAATTTTAAAGAACTCTCAGGAGTTTATCACAAAAAAATATGGCGTTGAAGAAAATCATATCGATTTTGTATTTCATGGCGGTTCAGGATCTACTTTAGAAGAAATTAGAGAATCAATTGGTTATGGAGTTATCAAAATGAATATCGATACAGACATGCAGTTTGCTTTTACAGAAGGTATTCGTGATTATATGCAAGAAAAAGCAGCTTATTTAGCAACTCAAATCGGGAATCCTGATGGTGCTGATCAACCAAACAAAAAATACTACGATCCAAGAAAGTGGTTGCGTTTAGGTGAAGAAACTTTTAAAGCTCGTTTAAAACAAGCTTTTGCAGACTTAAATAACGTAGATACTTTATAA
- the accD gene encoding acetyl-CoA carboxylase, carboxyltransferase subunit beta — MAWFKRTDKGIQTATEDKKDTPKGLWYKTPSGKVIDTEELKKNLYVSPEDGYHVRIGSKEYFELFFDDNKFKELNETLTSKDPLKFEDTKKYPDRLKAAQEKTKLKDAVRTAVGKSLGKDLVIAAMDFAFIGGSMGSVVGEKIARAINYSIENKIPFLMISKSGGARMMEASLSLMQLVKTSAKLAQLAEVKIPYISLCTDPTTGGTTASYAMLGDINIAEPNALIAFAGPRVVKDTTGKELPEGFQKSEFVLEHGFLDAIYERKDLKKQVNLYIDLIQNLPVRN, encoded by the coding sequence ATGGCTTGGTTTAAAAGAACTGATAAAGGAATACAAACTGCTACAGAAGATAAAAAAGACACTCCAAAAGGCCTTTGGTATAAAACGCCTAGCGGCAAGGTAATCGATACTGAAGAACTCAAAAAAAACTTATATGTAAGTCCAGAAGACGGCTATCATGTAAGAATTGGTAGCAAAGAGTATTTTGAATTATTTTTTGATGACAATAAATTTAAAGAATTAAATGAGACTTTAACCTCTAAAGATCCTTTAAAATTTGAAGACACAAAAAAATACCCAGATAGATTAAAAGCTGCTCAAGAAAAAACCAAATTAAAAGATGCTGTAAGAACCGCTGTTGGTAAATCGTTAGGTAAAGATTTAGTAATTGCTGCTATGGATTTTGCCTTTATCGGTGGGTCTATGGGTTCTGTAGTAGGTGAAAAAATTGCGCGTGCCATCAATTATTCTATAGAAAATAAGATCCCATTTTTAATGATCTCAAAATCTGGTGGAGCAAGAATGATGGAAGCATCACTTTCTTTAATGCAACTAGTAAAAACATCGGCAAAATTAGCGCAATTAGCAGAAGTTAAAATTCCTTATATTTCTTTGTGTACAGACCCAACAACGGGTGGTACCACTGCTTCTTATGCCATGTTAGGTGATATTAATATTGCAGAACCCAATGCGTTAATTGCTTTTGCCGGACCAAGAGTTGTAAAAGATACCACTGGAAAAGAATTACCAGAAGGGTTTCAAAAATCTGAATTTGTCTTAGAGCATGGCTTCTTAGATGCTATTTATGAGCGGAAAGATTTAAAAAAACAAGTAAATTTATATATCGATTTAATACAGAATTTACCTGTTAGAAATTAA
- a CDS encoding TlpA family protein disulfide reductase, protein MLKKIIFNGTITILIYILCVFFLKTQRIIFPIFMIGAFIVSMLLSYKDVLASFLPLTTIWIIHLFLPDSKINNVIIYLIFTPLTFLFGYYLKRKLAIFKIIYSITLVFVGLYAFNNLWYVTENYGARKIIKSPKMELVYTNSKIRIDTIQDKVIVLDFWTTNCGVCFEKFPDFEKKYLSYKNNSNVLFYAVNIPIRNDTLGYAKKLIKKYNYKFPKLFATSDTIPRQLDFNKYPHNIILKNGKIRFNGSLSISDKDVFLYKLESEIERLLNE, encoded by the coding sequence GTGCTAAAAAAAATAATATTTAATGGCACTATTACAATTTTGATTTATATTCTTTGTGTTTTCTTTTTGAAAACGCAAAGAATTATATTTCCTATTTTTATGATAGGTGCTTTTATAGTAAGTATGCTCTTATCTTACAAAGATGTTTTAGCTTCATTTTTACCTTTGACAACAATATGGATTATTCATTTATTTTTACCAGATAGTAAAATAAATAATGTAATTATTTATTTAATATTTACCCCATTAACTTTTTTATTTGGGTATTATTTAAAACGTAAACTAGCTATTTTTAAAATAATTTATTCAATAACATTAGTATTTGTTGGATTATATGCATTTAATAATCTTTGGTATGTTACAGAAAATTACGGAGCTAGAAAAATTATTAAGTCGCCAAAAATGGAACTAGTTTATACTAACAGTAAAATTAGAATAGATACAATCCAAGATAAAGTTATAGTTTTAGATTTTTGGACAACAAATTGTGGTGTTTGTTTTGAAAAATTTCCTGATTTTGAGAAAAAATATTTAAGTTATAAAAATAACTCAAATGTTCTTTTTTATGCGGTAAACATTCCAATAAGAAATGATACTTTGGGTTATGCTAAAAAGTTGATAAAAAAATATAATTATAAATTTCCTAAATTATTTGCAACATCAGACACAATTCCAAGACAGTTAGATTTTAATAAATACCCTCATAACATAATTTTGAAAAATGGAAAAATACGATTTAATGGTAGTTTGAGTATTAGTGATAAGGATGTTTTTTTATATAAACTAGAGAGTGAAATAGAAAGACTTTTAAATGAGTAA
- a CDS encoding bacteriocin fulvocin C-related protein, whose product MINLNYFITKKNFYSTCLILFLTVLFINCSDNEIHEFSHDDEINRWVKENKKQILTYNRKDIKKFSIAKQRAILQALPAKKRKLIWQEKINYILNLKLPEEETAYLKWFEQAFKKINYEVPTSKDFSNEMYDQVMIGAKEFNWSSEFIYLTFFTIADLKANVRSNITAQKISGEPDTCTCYYDGGCPGWNNTCSEPDVCKKANTDCGVFGSTVCDGYCKGDIIIN is encoded by the coding sequence ATGATTAATTTAAATTATTTTATTACGAAAAAAAATTTTTATTCAACATGCTTAATTTTATTTTTAACAGTTTTATTCATCAATTGTAGTGATAATGAAATTCATGAATTTTCACATGATGATGAAATAAACCGGTGGGTAAAAGAAAATAAAAAACAAATTTTGACTTACAATAGAAAAGATATAAAGAAATTTTCTATTGCAAAACAAAGAGCAATACTTCAAGCCTTGCCAGCAAAAAAAAGAAAATTAATTTGGCAAGAAAAAATAAATTATATTTTGAATTTAAAGTTACCTGAAGAAGAAACAGCATATTTAAAATGGTTTGAACAAGCCTTTAAAAAAATTAATTATGAAGTTCCAACATCTAAAGATTTTTCTAACGAAATGTATGACCAAGTAATGATTGGAGCAAAAGAATTTAATTGGAGCTCAGAATTCATATATTTAACTTTTTTTACTATTGCGGATTTGAAAGCTAATGTTCGATCTAATATTACAGCACAAAAGATTTCTGGAGAGCCAGATACATGCACGTGTTATTATGATGGTGGTTGCCCTGGCTGGAATAATACGTGTAGTGAACCTGATGTTTGTAAAAAAGCAAATACTGATTGTGGTGTTTTTGGTAGTACCGTTTGTGATGGCTATTGTAAAGGTGATATAATAATTAATTAA